One genomic window of Paeniglutamicibacter sp. Y32M11 includes the following:
- a CDS encoding type B 50S ribosomal protein L31: MKANTHPQYNTIVFNDLASGEKFLTRSTATSNKTIEWEDGTTYPVIDVEISAASHPFYTGKQRIMDSAGRVERFNARFKGFGAKK, from the coding sequence ATGAAGGCTAATACCCACCCGCAGTACAACACGATCGTGTTCAACGACCTCGCCTCGGGCGAGAAGTTCCTGACGCGCTCCACCGCTACGAGCAACAAGACCATCGAGTGGGAAGACGGCACCACCTACCCGGTCATCGACGTCGAAATCTCCGCCGCTTCGCACCCGTTCTACACGGGTAAGCAGCGCATCATGGACTCGGCCGGCCGTGTCGAGCGCTTCAACGCTCGCTTCAAGGGCTTCGGCGCCAAGAAGTAA
- a CDS encoding RNA methyltransferase, with the protein MSSAVPAADDALTRALTVYGDRLIVLDSANDARVADYVALSDAALRQHQDPATGRYIAESSKVMRRALAAGHTPRSFFMAPKWIDALADVLAAHPEAPIFVGSDAVLEEITGFHLHRGAFAAMNRPTPLTLDEVLDGAKRIAILEDIVDHTNLGAIFRSAAALGIDAVLITPRCADPLYRRSIRVSMGAVFQVPWARLGAWPDDLAAISAAGFDIAAMELTASALSIDELGAARSEKLALVLGTEGAGVSAAVLAAADLQVMIPMRPGVDSLNVAAACAVAFWELRTR; encoded by the coding sequence ATGTCCAGCGCCGTTCCGGCCGCCGACGATGCCTTGACCCGAGCGCTCACGGTCTATGGGGACCGGCTGATCGTCCTCGATTCTGCCAACGATGCCCGGGTGGCCGACTATGTGGCGCTCTCGGATGCGGCCCTGCGCCAGCATCAAGACCCAGCCACCGGTCGCTATATCGCCGAAAGCTCCAAGGTCATGCGCCGGGCATTAGCCGCGGGGCATACCCCGCGCTCCTTTTTTATGGCACCGAAATGGATCGATGCCCTCGCCGATGTTCTGGCGGCCCATCCCGAGGCACCAATTTTTGTGGGAAGTGATGCCGTGCTGGAGGAGATCACCGGCTTCCACCTGCACCGCGGAGCATTTGCGGCGATGAATCGGCCAACACCCCTGACCCTTGATGAGGTGCTGGACGGGGCAAAACGCATTGCGATCCTCGAGGACATCGTTGATCACACCAATCTCGGAGCCATCTTCCGTTCCGCCGCGGCACTGGGCATCGATGCCGTACTGATTACCCCGCGTTGCGCCGATCCACTGTATCGACGCTCCATTCGGGTGAGCATGGGCGCCGTCTTCCAGGTGCCGTGGGCGCGACTCGGTGCCTGGCCCGATGATCTAGCGGCCATTTCCGCGGCCGGGTTTGATATCGCGGCCATGGAGTTAACCGCTTCGGCACTGAGCATCGATGAGTTGGGTGCCGCCCGCAGCGAGAAACTGGCCCTGGTTTTAGGTACCGAGGGTGCCGGTGTCTCCGCCGCGGTGCTAGCGGCAGCCGACCTGCAGGTAATGATTCCGATGCGTCCGGGCGTTGATTCGCTGAACGTTGCCGCCGCCTGTGCGGTGGCCTTTTGGGAGCTGCGAACACGCTGA
- a CDS encoding sulfite exporter TauE/SafE family protein, translated as MDLWRDIIIFFAGLWAGTINTIVGSGSLVTFPVLVALGFAPVNAVVSNAMGLVAGGFSGAWGYRREAASVRGTLLKLVPVSLAGGLIGAFLLLHLPESVFSYVAPVLIVLALILVIFQPKLSVWAKTRQAKSVSVNPDDADKSRISPLLYFLVFLIGVYGGYFTAAQGILLMAVFGIFLHASLQQSNAIKVVLSLVVNLIAAISYLIFAPERIHWPVVALIAVGSLIGGFIGAKVGRKLSPGWLRGVIVILGLVALVNMVAKLVVGA; from the coding sequence GTGGATCTGTGGCGCGACATCATTATCTTTTTCGCGGGCCTCTGGGCCGGAACGATCAATACGATCGTCGGCTCCGGCTCACTGGTGACATTTCCCGTGCTCGTCGCACTGGGCTTCGCACCTGTTAACGCGGTGGTGTCCAACGCCATGGGTCTGGTCGCCGGCGGATTCTCCGGCGCCTGGGGGTATCGGCGCGAGGCGGCGAGTGTCAGGGGCACCCTGCTGAAGCTGGTCCCGGTCTCCCTGGCCGGCGGCCTCATCGGCGCCTTCCTCCTTCTGCACCTCCCGGAAAGCGTCTTCAGTTACGTTGCTCCGGTACTGATCGTGCTGGCCCTGATCTTGGTGATTTTCCAGCCCAAACTTTCGGTGTGGGCCAAAACCCGGCAGGCCAAAAGCGTCTCGGTCAATCCCGATGACGCCGATAAATCTCGCATCTCTCCACTGCTGTACTTCCTGGTCTTCCTGATTGGGGTCTACGGCGGGTATTTCACCGCCGCTCAGGGCATCTTGCTGATGGCAGTCTTCGGGATCTTCCTGCACGCATCACTGCAGCAGTCCAACGCCATCAAGGTGGTGCTCTCCCTGGTGGTGAATCTTATTGCCGCCATCTCCTACCTGATCTTCGCCCCCGAGCGGATCCACTGGCCGGTGGTGGCCCTCATCGCCGTGGGCTCACTCATCGGCGGTTTCATCGGTGCCAAGGTGGGACGAAAGCTCTCCCCGGGCTGGTTACGCGGCGTCATCGTGATTTTGGGGCTGGTGGCCCTGGTGAATATGGTGGCCAAGCTCGTGGTGGGTGCCTGA
- a CDS encoding ABC transporter ATP-binding protein, translated as MNEVLGLAGVSVVRGRKDLLTDINWQVKEGERWVVLGPNGAGKTTLLQIAGARIHPTRGVAGVLGEVLGAVDVFELRPRIGLSSAALASTIPEHENVLNVVLTASYGMTGRWREAYEKLDERRAFALLHAWGMSTMINRPFVTLSEGERKRVQIARALMTDPELLLLDEPGAGLDLAGREDLVARLSELAADEDAPAMVLVTHHLEEVPPGFTHALLLREGEVVAAGPIAETLTEENLSETFNTPLSLRSEGGRFSAVAKH; from the coding sequence ATGAATGAAGTGCTGGGACTTGCCGGCGTCAGCGTGGTACGCGGACGCAAGGATCTATTAACGGACATCAATTGGCAGGTAAAGGAGGGCGAACGCTGGGTTGTTTTAGGACCCAACGGCGCCGGAAAAACCACCCTGCTGCAAATCGCTGGTGCGCGTATCCACCCCACTCGCGGTGTAGCCGGCGTGCTCGGAGAGGTCCTGGGCGCTGTTGACGTCTTTGAACTTCGCCCCCGGATTGGGCTGTCCTCCGCCGCGCTAGCCAGCACCATCCCGGAGCACGAGAATGTGCTCAACGTGGTGCTCACCGCGTCCTACGGGATGACCGGTCGCTGGCGCGAGGCCTACGAGAAGCTTGACGAACGTCGAGCCTTTGCCTTGCTGCACGCCTGGGGCATGTCCACCATGATCAACCGCCCGTTTGTCACCCTCTCCGAAGGTGAACGCAAGCGCGTACAGATCGCCCGTGCACTGATGACCGACCCGGAACTCTTGCTTCTTGACGAGCCGGGAGCGGGACTTGATCTTGCCGGCCGTGAAGATTTGGTGGCGCGCCTCAGCGAATTAGCCGCCGACGAAGACGCGCCCGCCATGGTGCTGGTCACCCATCACCTGGAAGAAGTGCCGCCGGGATTCACCCACGCTCTGCTGTTGCGTGAGGGCGAAGTGGTTGCCGCCGGCCCCATCGCCGAAACATTAACCGAGGAGAACCTCTCGGAAACCTTTAACACCCCGCTGAGCCTGCGTTCCGAGGGTGGGCGTTTCAGCGCCGTTGCCAAGCACTAA
- a CDS encoding biotin/lipoate A/B protein ligase family protein produces MTIGYTHHGEYKVIGGKLVVVDLVLSDGLITSASVNGDFFLEPDEALFDINAALVGLPHNVEHAAVRDAVNASLRPGAVMFGFDADAVARVVRRALGHATSWADHSWQIIGPSVIPVTEQVALDEVLTRQVAAGTRTPTLRFWDWDDSAVIIGSFQSVRNEVDAQAAAEHGIQVVRRISGGGAMFMEAGNCITYSLYIPASLVDGMSFADSYPSLDAWVMEALAELGIKAHYKPLNDIATDVGKIGGAAQKRLAGGGVLHHVTMSYDIDAEKMLQVLRIGREKISDKGITSAVKRVDPLKTQSSVTRAEIIEVMMNTFTRRYGAVSGELDEATRTAARELAASKFATEAWTARVP; encoded by the coding sequence ATGACTATCGGCTACACACACCACGGTGAATACAAGGTTATTGGCGGCAAACTCGTGGTCGTTGACCTGGTGCTCAGCGACGGACTGATCACCTCCGCCTCGGTTAACGGGGATTTTTTCCTCGAGCCCGATGAGGCGCTCTTCGACATCAACGCCGCGTTGGTGGGCCTGCCGCACAATGTTGAGCATGCCGCGGTGCGTGATGCGGTCAACGCAAGCCTCCGTCCCGGCGCGGTCATGTTCGGCTTTGATGCCGATGCCGTGGCTCGGGTGGTCCGCCGGGCCTTGGGCCACGCCACCTCGTGGGCAGATCATTCTTGGCAGATCATCGGCCCCTCGGTCATTCCGGTGACCGAGCAGGTGGCCCTCGATGAGGTGCTCACCCGCCAGGTGGCCGCGGGAACCCGCACACCCACGCTGCGCTTCTGGGATTGGGACGATTCTGCCGTCATCATCGGCTCCTTCCAATCGGTGCGCAATGAGGTGGATGCTCAAGCGGCGGCCGAACACGGTATCCAGGTGGTGCGGCGCATCAGCGGTGGCGGGGCGATGTTTATGGAGGCGGGCAACTGCATTACCTACTCGCTATACATTCCGGCGTCGTTGGTTGACGGGATGAGCTTTGCCGATTCCTACCCGTCCTTGGATGCCTGGGTCATGGAGGCACTGGCCGAATTGGGCATTAAGGCTCATTACAAGCCGCTGAATGACATCGCCACCGATGTGGGAAAGATTGGCGGGGCCGCACAAAAGCGCCTGGCCGGTGGCGGGGTGCTGCACCACGTGACCATGAGCTATGACATTGACGCGGAGAAGATGCTGCAGGTGCTGCGCATTGGACGTGAAAAAATTTCCGACAAGGGCATCACCTCGGCCGTTAAGCGCGTTGATCCGCTCAAAACACAATCCTCGGTAACCCGTGCCGAAATCATCGAGGTCATGATGAACACCTTCACCCGGCGCTACGGTGCCGTCAGCGGTGAGCTGGATGAGGCCACGCGCACCGCAGCGCGTGAACTCGCCGCTTCCAAATTTGCCACCGAGGCCTGGACCGCACGCGTCCCGTAA
- the serB gene encoding phosphoserine phosphatase SerB, protein MQPTAFIVFYSAVTPCTEPASLRQTLAAAGHEVLSEQEFAGPGRSGSRWEVTGSVRQLRALVNPLDAIYARSEDPVLFGTSLTVVPAELVRAKKMLLVMDVDSTLIKQEVIELLAAHAGREAEVAAVTESAMRGELDFAASLHARVATLAGLDAQVIDAVRARLELSDGAADLVKSFKEAGHHVAVVSGGFAQILDPLAADLGLDRARANDLVILDGQLTGKVNGEVVDRACKEVMLRTWARELGVEMEHTIAAGDGANDLDMVGAAGLGVAFNAKPLLRDAADARIDLPRLDIIANLVGLL, encoded by the coding sequence ATGCAACCCACCGCTTTCATAGTGTTCTATTCCGCAGTAACCCCTTGTACCGAACCTGCTTCGCTGCGCCAGACGCTGGCCGCGGCCGGCCACGAGGTACTCAGCGAGCAGGAGTTCGCCGGTCCTGGGCGCAGCGGATCACGCTGGGAAGTCACGGGGTCTGTCCGTCAGCTGCGCGCGCTGGTTAATCCACTGGATGCCATTTATGCGCGCTCCGAAGACCCAGTATTATTCGGCACATCGCTGACCGTAGTTCCGGCGGAATTAGTCCGGGCCAAGAAGATGCTTCTGGTGATGGACGTCGATTCGACGCTGATCAAGCAGGAAGTCATTGAGCTTCTGGCCGCTCACGCGGGACGCGAGGCCGAGGTCGCCGCCGTCACCGAATCTGCCATGCGTGGCGAATTGGATTTTGCCGCTTCTCTCCACGCCCGGGTTGCGACCCTTGCCGGACTTGATGCGCAAGTCATCGATGCCGTCCGGGCTCGCCTGGAACTGAGTGACGGTGCTGCGGATCTGGTGAAGTCCTTCAAGGAGGCAGGTCACCACGTTGCAGTGGTCTCCGGCGGTTTCGCCCAGATCCTTGACCCGTTGGCCGCCGATCTTGGGCTGGACCGTGCGCGGGCTAATGATCTGGTGATTCTCGACGGGCAGCTGACCGGAAAGGTAAACGGCGAGGTTGTGGACCGCGCGTGCAAGGAAGTGATGTTGCGCACCTGGGCCCGCGAGCTCGGAGTCGAGATGGAGCACACCATCGCCGCCGGTGATGGTGCCAACGATCTGGACATGGTCGGCGCCGCCGGGCTGGGCGTGGCGTTTAATGCCAAACCGTTGTTGCGTGATGCGGCCGATGCCCGCATCGATTTGCCAAGGTTGGATATCATCGCCAACCTCGTGGGGCTCTTATAA